The uncultured Acidilobus sp. JCHS genomic sequence GTACGTTAAGGAGGCGTGAGGCGCTTGTCCCTCGAGAGCATTGTAGTGCGGAGGATGAGCGAGGGGGACCTGGAGGCCGTAGCTGAGCTCATAGCCAGGCTCAAGAGCCTTAACGAGGAGCTGGACCCCAACTTCAAGGTGGTGGAGGACCTGGACAAGGTGGTCAGGGAGTACCTGGAGAGGTCGCTAAAGAGCGACCGCGTGGTTGTCCTCGTGGCTGAGGACGAGGGGAACAGGCTGATAGCTGGCGTGGTCAGGTTCGAGCTGGTCGACAGGCTCTTCTATGAGCCGAGGCTTCAGGCCGTCATAACGGACCTCTACGTGAGGCCTCAGTACAGGAGGAAGAGGCTCGGGAGGCTGCTCGTTGAGAAGGCCCTAGACGAGGCCAGGAGGATGGGGGCCGGCATAGTGACTGTGGTGTACCCCGCTGGGAACAGGATAGCCGACTCCTTCTACACCAAGATGGGCTTCGTAGAGCTCAACAAGGAGCTCTACAGGCCCTGCAAGGCGTGACCGGGGCTGGCCCAGGCTAGGCCAAGGCCGCCTCAACGCTATCGAAGCCGTGGGCAGGAGGAGGGCCTCACCTATCGCCCTTTTAGCCCCTCAAGTCCATTGACAAGGTGAGGAGGCTTGGAGGGGGAGATCTCACCAAGCCTGCAGGAGTACCTCACGGCCATCTACAAGAGGGAGGGGGCCGTCAAGTGGGTCAGGACCACTGACGTGGCCTCCGACCTAAGGGTCTCGCCCGCCAGCGCCACGGAGGCCTTCAAGAGGCTGGCCGAGGAGGGCTACATCGAGTACCTGCCCTACAGGGGGGTCAGGCTGACTGACAAGGGCCTCGCCGCCGCTGAGGCCATAGCGGGCAAGGAGAGGGCGCTCAGGGAGGCCCTCAAGCTCATGGGGGTCCCCGAGGCGGAGGCCGAAAACATAGCCTGCCTCCTGGAGCACAGCGTCTCGGACCAGGCCGTGAGGGCGATGACGGAGTTCGTGAGGAGGTGCATAGCTGACGGCTCCCCGCCCTAAAGGACGGGGGCTCTGCGCCCACTGGGGCCTCCCCCTCACCTTTCAGGCGCCCCTCACGGGCGCGGCATCATTGCTCAGGCCCCGCCGTCAGCCCCGGGGAGGCGCGGGCTCACGGCCTGCTAAGCTCGCCCGCGCCCAACTCCACGGCAAGGTTGAGGCAAAGAGCCTATAAACGCTCATATCCTCTCCGCCCTAAAGGGCGAGGCCTCCTCCTTGGGTGAGGGCGGTGGGCAAGGTTAGGTTCGGCATAAGCATACCTGAGGATCTCAGCAGGGAGCTTGACGAGCTTGCGGAGAAGACCAACGTGAGCAGGAGCGAGCTAGTTGAGCAGGCCATAAGGAACATGCTGAACGACTACATACACTACCTTGTGCCCCACGAGTGCGAGGGCGTCATGGTGGCGGTCTGCCCAAGCGACAGGGGCAGCGAGGCCGTGATCGAGGGCTTCAGCGACATAACCACGACTTACGTTCACTCCCACAGGGGAGGCATGTGCGTTGAGGTTCTCTTCCTGGAAGGGCCGTCGAAGAGGATAAGCGAGCTGCACGGCAGGCTTACGTCGCTCGGCTGCGGAGTGAGGTTCCTCCCCGGCAGGGCCCTGGAGTCATATGCGGAGGCCAGGCTGGGAGGCAACAGGTCAAAGGGCTGAGCTCAGTACTTAGGGACCTCGACGATGGACCAGGCCTTGTCCTTGTAGTGCTCGAGGGACCTCTGGTGGGCCTCGAGGAACTTGGCCAGCCTCTCGGAGCCGAACCTCTTGCACTCGCCGCACAGCAGCGTCCCTGACCTGCACCTGGCCTCAACGGAGGCCAGCTCCGAGTCGTCGGGCAACAGGTAGTAGAGGTACTGGTCGAAGACTGGGCACTTGTCGGGCTCGCCGCCCAGCCTCCTCTGCTCCTCAGCCGTGTTGCGCCCTCCCGTCAGGGAGGCCCTGAACTTCCTCACGGCCTCCTCAACCGGGTCGGTCAGGAATATCGTGAACTCGGGCTTGCTGCTGCTCATCTTGCCCCCGTCGAGGCCCCTTATGAACTTCTGGTACGTCGCGGCGGGCGGCCTTATGTGCTCTATCTCCAGGTTCATCCTCTGGGCTATGTCCCTCGTGAGCCTTATGTGGGGGTCCTGGTCGGCCCCGACGGGCACAAGGACCCACCTGTAGCCGCCGTACTCGGGCAGCATGGGGTGAAGTATGTCGGCGACCTGGGTGAGGGCGCTGACCACCTTGCCGGGCGTGAGCTCGCCGTATATGGCCTCCATCTCGTTGTAGCTCACCTTGGAGCTGAAGAGCTGTATGAGCTCGTGGTAGGGCCCCTTCCTTGAGGTCTGGAAGTAGAACTCCGTCTTGGAGGGGTCGAGGCCGAGGGCCAGGAAGTTGGCTATGTACTCCTCCACCCCTACCCTTATGGCCTCGCGCCTCGGAACCCTCCTGACGGCGTAGGCCTCTGCGTCAGCTATGCACAGGAAGACCTTGAAGCCGAGCCTCTGGTAATACGCGAGCTGGAGGCCCAGGGTCATGTGGCCCAGGTGGAACTTGCCGCTGGGCATGAAGCCGGTGACCACGGCGACCGGCTCCCCGGCCCTCCAGGCCTCTAGGACCTTGTCGAGGTCCCTGTGGCCGAATACTATCCCCCTCCTCATGAACGCGCTGGGCTCAACCCCCATCTCCTTGAGCCTCGGGAGGAGCTCATGGAGCGGCCTTATGCCGAAGAGCTCGTAGAGCCTCGAGTAGTCCTTGATCTCGGGCCTTCCCCAGGGGTCAAGCCTGATCTCTGAGCCTGCCAAATAGGCGGTCCCGCCTACCTGGCAAAGAGGCCTGCTTTAAGCTTTCGCCCAAGGTCGCTTAAAATACTTGGAGTACAGCTGTTCTCCTGGGAGGGCCTTGATAGACGAGGCCGACGCCGACATACTGAGGCTGGTAGCTGACAAGGGGCCGCTGACGCTCTCTGAGCTCGCCAGGGAGCTGGGCTGGAGCAAGAGCATGATACACAGGAGGCTCAGGAGGCTCGCCTCCCTCGGCCTCGTGTCTCTGAGGGAGGTCGGGGGCGTCGTGATAGTCTCGACGGGGCAGCAGAGGGCCTCCTCAATCGCGTTCGTGGGGATACTTAGGGCGAGCGAGTACCCCTACGTGATACCGTTCCTCAGGAGGCTCAGGGACAGGTTCGGCCACGTTGAGGTGAGGGTATACGACGACGCCTTCAGGGAGGCCCTTGACCTGGCGGCCGGCAGGATCCAGCTTGCCTTCGCTCCAGCGGTGAGCCTACTGCTCATGAACAGGGTGACGAGGGGAGGCGTCTACATCATAGGCGGGGGGAGCAGGGGAGGGGCGGCCATAATTGAGGGGAGGCAGGGGGAGGGGCACGTGACCACTAGGATGTCATCAATGGAGCTCTGCGCCGAGGAGGCCCACCTCGAGCCCCCAAGGGTCTACGCCTCGAGCGGTGACGAGATACTTGGCTCTGTGCTTAAGGGGAGGGCCGCCAAGGGGGTCGTCTGGGAGCCCTACGCCTCCATGGCCAGGAGGGCCGGCCTGAGGGTGGAGCCCTGCGAGCTCGAGGCCTGCTGCCTCCTTGGCGTCAACGCCCAGGCCGAGGGGCTCTTTGACGTGATCAGGCGGGCCGCGGCGGACTCGATAGCTGAGGCAGGCAGGGTCGACCTGCAGGCCTACGCGTCCCTCGTTAACATGCCCTATGAGCTTGTCAGGG encodes the following:
- a CDS encoding putative acetyltransferase; amino-acid sequence: MSLESIVVRRMSEGDLEAVAELIARLKSLNEELDPNFKVVEDLDKVVREYLERSLKSDRVVVLVAEDEGNRLIAGVVRFELVDRLFYEPRLQAVITDLYVRPQYRRKRLGRLLVEKALDEARRMGAGIVTVVYPAGNRIADSFYTKMGFVELNKELYRPCKA
- a CDS encoding Mn-dependent transcriptional regulator, yielding MEGEISPSLQEYLTAIYKREGAVKWVRTTDVASDLRVSPASATEAFKRLAEEGYIEYLPYRGVRLTDKGLAAAEAIAGKERALREALKLMGVPEAEAENIACLLEHSVSDQAVRAMTEFVRRCIADGSPP
- a CDS encoding putative transcriptional regulator containing the CopG/Arc/MetJ DNA-binding domain and a metal-binding domain produces the protein MRAVGKVRFGISIPEDLSRELDELAEKTNVSRSELVEQAIRNMLNDYIHYLVPHECEGVMVAVCPSDRGSEAVIEGFSDITTTYVHSHRGGMCVEVLFLEGPSKRISELHGRLTSLGCGVRFLPGRALESYAEARLGGNRSKG
- a CDS encoding tryptophanyl-tRNA synthetase, with protein sequence MAGSEIRLDPWGRPEIKDYSRLYELFGIRPLHELLPRLKEMGVEPSAFMRRGIVFGHRDLDKVLEAWRAGEPVAVVTGFMPSGKFHLGHMTLGLQLAYYQRLGFKVFLCIADAEAYAVRRVPRREAIRVGVEEYIANFLALGLDPSKTEFYFQTSRKGPYHELIQLFSSKVSYNEMEAIYGELTPGKVVSALTQVADILHPMLPEYGGYRWVLVPVGADQDPHIRLTRDIAQRMNLEIEHIRPPAATYQKFIRGLDGGKMSSSKPEFTIFLTDPVEEAVRKFRASLTGGRNTAEEQRRLGGEPDKCPVFDQYLYYLLPDDSELASVEARCRSGTLLCGECKRFGSERLAKFLEAHQRSLEHYKDKAWSIVEVPKY
- a CDS encoding putative transcriptional regulator, whose translation is MIDEADADILRLVADKGPLTLSELARELGWSKSMIHRRLRRLASLGLVSLREVGGVVIVSTGQQRASSIAFVGILRASEYPYVIPFLRRLRDRFGHVEVRVYDDAFREALDLAAGRIQLAFAPAVSLLLMNRVTRGGVYIIGGGSRGGAAIIEGRQGEGHVTTRMSSMELCAEEAHLEPPRVYASSGDEILGSVLKGRAAKGVVWEPYASMARRAGLRVEPCELEACCLLGVNAQAEGLFDVIRRAAADSIAEAGRVDLQAYASLVNMPYELVRDSVRSYEFLESPDRAVLRRLIGGVRNVVMPDSVVDEAVRD